Genomic window (Flexivirga aerilata):
GACTCAGCGCGACGCCGCGTAGCCCGTAGTAGACGACGAGCAGCACGCGCGGGTCGACCCGGTCGGTGAGCCAGCCGGACCCGATGGTGCCGACGATGTCGAAGATGCCGACGAGCGCGAGCAGCGACGCGGCGGTCGTCTCGTGCATGCCGTGATCCATCGCGGCCGGGATGAAGTGGGTGCTCACCAGCCCGTTGGTCGTCGCCCCGCAGATCGCGAACGTGCCGGCGAGAAACCAGAACGCCCGGTTGCGACTGGCGATGCGCAGTGTCTGCAGCGCCATCCGGGCTCCGCCACCGGTGCTGGGCGAGACGTAGCCGTCGGGAGCGCCGTAGGCGACGGCGCCGATGTCCTCGGGCCGGTTGCGCATGAAGATCAGCACGAGCGGCACCACCGCGAAGGCGGCCAGCCCGACCACCGCGGTCGCCCATCGCCACCCGGCCGCATGCGAGATCGCCGCCAGGACGGGCAGGAAGATCAGCTGGCCGGTGGCGTTCGCCGCGGTGAGCACACCGGAGACCAGGCCGCGCTTGGCGTGGAACCAGCGACCGGTGACGGTGGCGACGAGTGACATTGACATCGACCCCGTGCCGAGCCCGATGAGCAGACCCCAGCAGAGGATGAGTTGCCACGGGCTGGTCATCCAGACCGGCAGGATGGCGCCCGCCGCGACCAGGACGAGGGCGACCAGGCACACCGGGCGGATGCCGAAGCGCTCCATGAGGGCCGCCGAGAACGGCGCGGTGAGTCCGAAGAGCACCAGGTTGAGCGACACGGCGGACCCCATCAGACCCATCGACCAGCCGAACTCCTGGTGTAGCGGATCCATGAACACGCCTGGTGCAGCGCGGAATCCGGCCGAAC
Coding sequences:
- a CDS encoding MFS transporter, with product MTSETRRIPRLHPAWAIAAVTFLTMIGSAGFRAAPGVFMDPLHQEFGWSMGLMGSAVSLNLVLFGLTAPFSAALMERFGIRPVCLVALVLVAAGAILPVWMTSPWQLILCWGLLIGLGTGSMSMSLVATVTGRWFHAKRGLVSGVLTAANATGQLIFLPVLAAISHAAGWRWATAVVGLAAFAVVPLVLIFMRNRPEDIGAVAYGAPDGYVSPSTGGGARMALQTLRIASRNRAFWFLAGTFAICGATTNGLVSTHFIPAAMDHGMHETTAASLLALVGIFDIVGTIGSGWLTDRVDPRVLLVVYYGLRGVALSLLPSLFSSSMHPNMLAFVLFYGLDWVATVPPTMALAREHFGDRAPVVFGWIFACHQLGAAVAAWGAGWIRDDTGTYASAFYLAAVLCLVAAAVCLTIRRTSTPSSAQVPPAPVAVSEPT